A window of the Mucilaginibacter sp. cycad4 genome harbors these coding sequences:
- a CDS encoding bestrophin family ion channel, with amino-acid sequence MLLKENIPVKYVVGKIKNGLLLVAGYAVSIALFHRFFPEYRISIPIAVPAILATIISLLLAFRSNQAYDRWWEARSIWGAIVNDSRSLVRELITFLDGDNAVCEEIEGFKKRFVYRQIAWCYGLSQSLRKQDPYAKNAHLLVDEEVKFTHRFTNMPNSLLKLHGLDLKLAYKNGWLNDYQQVQIDGTLNRLCDAMGKCERIKNTVFPVTYSLYIHFCLYLFIILLPFGLIEFFGMFEVPLIIAIAAAFLLVEKMAIHLQDPFENKPTDTPTTAISQAIERDLKQMLNDKHESEKAAVQPAAAKADVYYIL; translated from the coding sequence ATGCTATTGAAAGAAAATATCCCGGTAAAATATGTGGTAGGGAAAATTAAGAATGGGCTTTTACTGGTTGCCGGGTACGCGGTATCTATAGCCTTATTCCATCGTTTTTTCCCCGAGTACCGCATTTCAATCCCAATCGCCGTTCCGGCCATACTGGCTACCATCATATCGTTGTTGCTGGCCTTCCGTTCAAACCAGGCCTATGACCGCTGGTGGGAAGCCCGGAGCATTTGGGGGGCTATCGTGAACGATTCAAGATCGCTTGTCCGTGAGTTGATCACTTTTTTAGATGGCGATAACGCTGTATGTGAAGAAATAGAAGGTTTCAAAAAAAGGTTTGTTTACAGGCAGATAGCATGGTGCTATGGCTTAAGCCAATCATTACGCAAGCAAGATCCATATGCCAAAAACGCCCACCTGCTGGTTGACGAAGAAGTGAAATTCACCCATCGTTTTACAAACATGCCCAACAGCCTGCTAAAACTACACGGGCTCGACCTAAAGCTGGCTTATAAAAACGGATGGTTGAATGATTATCAGCAGGTGCAGATAGACGGCACGCTTAACCGGCTGTGCGATGCTATGGGCAAATGCGAGCGGATCAAAAACACAGTATTCCCGGTTACTTACAGTTTATACATCCACTTTTGCCTGTACCTGTTCATCATACTGCTGCCATTTGGCCTCATCGAATTCTTCGGCATGTTTGAAGTGCCGCTGATCATAGCTATAGCAGCAGCATTTTTATTAGTTGAAAAAATGGCTATCCACCTGCAAGACCCATTTGAAAACAAACCAACAGATACCCCAACAACTGCCATATCGCAAGCCATTGAACGCGACTTAAAGCAGATGCTTAACGATAAACATGAGAGTGAAAAGGCAGCAGTACAACCTGCCGCCGCTAAAGCCGACGTATATTATATACTGTAA
- a CDS encoding HAMP domain-containing sensor histidine kinase has protein sequence MTIQKKVALLFLVLTVSVILIFSSAIFYFVHQFTFDDFYKRLETRVNISSQIHHLNDRDSLGMYREIRQRYLERLIAEKQYIIKPDIYTKGKTVKGVPRQLINNIIANGKSRFKADNVFYAGNIFHFPEGDAIIVVSATNPSGLSELNDLEQVLIISFLISILIVYLIGRRFSYHTFKPVRSIIKKVNTITASNLHLRLEDYSGKDEIAELTQTFNNMLDRLETAFETQNNFISNASHELRTPLAIIKGEAELSLKNLDQPGADLHKNLKEILTGTQSLQDIITSLLGLAQSGFDGKKQNWEQIRADELAFMVKEAVDHIIPTNNLSIDFSSLPDDVDSLVTQGNINLLKLAISNIGLNACKYSENKPVTLKVYAENNSIIFSVKDQGIGIPEGDVQHIFEPFFRASNTGKYEGHGVGLPLALNIVRLHKGNIGIVSKEGQGTEIRVMLPVYRGEKS, from the coding sequence ATGACCATTCAGAAAAAAGTAGCGCTGCTGTTCCTGGTGCTAACAGTGTCGGTAATATTGATATTCAGCAGCGCTATTTTTTATTTTGTACACCAGTTTACCTTCGATGATTTTTATAAACGACTTGAGACCCGTGTAAACATCTCCTCCCAGATCCATCACCTGAATGATCGCGACAGCCTTGGCATGTACCGGGAAATACGTCAGCGATATCTGGAACGCCTCATAGCCGAAAAGCAATACATCATTAAACCCGACATTTATACCAAAGGCAAAACAGTGAAAGGCGTTCCGCGCCAACTAATAAATAACATCATCGCCAACGGAAAATCAAGGTTTAAAGCCGATAATGTATTTTACGCCGGCAATATCTTCCACTTTCCGGAGGGGGATGCTATTATAGTAGTTTCGGCAACCAACCCATCGGGCCTTAGTGAGCTGAATGATCTTGAGCAGGTGCTGATAATCAGTTTCCTGATCTCGATATTGATCGTGTATCTCATTGGTCGCCGGTTTTCATACCATACCTTTAAGCCGGTACGCAGCATTATTAAAAAGGTAAATACCATTACGGCCAGCAACCTGCATTTGCGTTTGGAGGATTATAGCGGAAAAGATGAGATAGCCGAACTTACCCAAACTTTCAACAACATGCTCGACAGGCTGGAAACAGCCTTTGAAACGCAGAACAACTTTATCAGTAATGCATCGCACGAGCTGCGCACCCCACTGGCTATCATAAAAGGCGAGGCTGAACTTTCGCTCAAAAATCTGGATCAGCCAGGGGCCGATCTGCATAAAAACCTTAAAGAGATCCTAACAGGCACACAAAGCCTGCAGGATATTATTACCAGCTTATTGGGCCTGGCACAAAGCGGGTTCGACGGCAAAAAACAAAATTGGGAACAAATCAGAGCCGATGAGCTGGCGTTTATGGTTAAGGAAGCTGTTGATCATATCATCCCAACAAATAACCTCAGCATTGATTTTTCATCACTGCCCGATGATGTGGATAGTTTGGTAACCCAGGGTAACATCAACTTGCTTAAACTGGCCATAAGTAATATTGGCCTTAATGCCTGTAAATATTCCGAAAACAAGCCGGTGACGCTTAAAGTGTATGCTGAAAATAACAGCATTATTTTCAGCGTCAAGGATCAGGGCATAGGCATACCCGAAGGCGATGTTCAGCATATCTTCGAACCGTTTTTCCGCGCATCCAACACAGGCAAATACGAAGGGCATGGTGTAGGGCTTCCACTTGCGCTGAATATTGTGAGGCTGCACAAAGGCAATATCGGCATTGTTTCAAAAGAGGGACAAGGCACCGAGATCCGGGTGATGCTGCCGGTTTATCGTGGGGAGAAGAGTTAA
- a CDS encoding DNA-directed RNA polymerase subunit alpha C-terminal domain-containing protein, giving the protein MKTEKSESPFGKLGNPAQRALANAGITSLLELSKLTEKEFLHLHGVGKSSVPVVKEKMKEKGLGFKE; this is encoded by the coding sequence ATGAAGACTGAAAAATCAGAAAGCCCATTTGGCAAATTGGGCAACCCTGCTCAGCGTGCGCTGGCCAATGCGGGTATTACATCATTGCTTGAATTATCGAAACTTACCGAGAAAGAGTTTTTGCATTTGCACGGTGTGGGCAAAAGTTCGGTGCCGGTGGTGAAGGAGAAAATGAAAGAAAAAGGTTTAGGCTTTAAAGAATAA
- a CDS encoding transposase, with translation MSHQYRVRNHEEIHFVTFTIVDWVDIFIRPAYKQLIIDSLLYCQQNKGLEVYAFCLMTNHLHLLISAKLPARLSDIIRDFKKHTNKQIIKLIKEENESRRDWMLYRFQYNARFDDRIQEYKVWQDGYHSIECDREEILFQKLDYIHDNPVRAEIVSHPEHYIYSSAINYAGEQGLLEVILLERGFISVKF, from the coding sequence ATGTCGCACCAATACAGAGTTAGAAACCATGAAGAGATCCATTTTGTAACATTTACAATAGTTGATTGGGTTGATATTTTTATCCGCCCTGCTTACAAACAACTTATTATTGATTCACTCCTCTATTGCCAGCAAAACAAGGGATTAGAAGTATACGCTTTTTGCCTAATGACCAATCATCTTCATCTGCTGATATCGGCAAAACTCCCCGCACGGTTATCTGATATTATACGTGATTTTAAAAAACATACTAACAAGCAAATCATCAAATTAATAAAAGAGGAAAATGAGAGTCGCCGGGATTGGATGTTATACCGGTTTCAGTATAATGCAAGATTTGACGATCGGATACAAGAATATAAAGTATGGCAAGATGGATATCATTCTATCGAGTGCGACCGGGAAGAAATACTATTTCAAAAGCTGGATTATATTCATGATAACCCCGTACGGGCAGAAATTGTAAGCCATCCTGAACATTATATTTATAGTTCAGCAATTAACTATGCGGGAGAGCAGGGATTATTGGAGGTG